In Paenibacillus sp. BIC5C1, a genomic segment contains:
- a CDS encoding extracellular solute-binding protein, translating to MKATKKKAVAVLSTLALVTGLLAGCGSDEGQAAEGGVQNVSIAIAQVGDVPSKGNEVQQKIEAYTNTKLDIQWIPASAYNDKINVMIASSDMPKIVKVQYNPTVTSAMRNDVFWEVGPLLKDYKNLSAQNERFFDNIKVEGKIYGVPVFSDIARATVIYRKDWFDKLNLKVPTTPDEWYETIKTLATSDPDGDGQDNTFGLMLFKKYNEDQYSFTTRLGVSFGAPNKWKVEDDGSFTPEFMTPEYMQVLDLLKRLYSEKLLNQDFAVFDSTEAEKKYDTGVVGMRIGVAQNGKSQQERLSKNDPDGVVDIAGLLGVSGDRVAGQTGNSGILAFPKATVKSEDELKNLLSFLDKLMDPEMATLLMRGIEDKHYKKAGEDQVEMSDFDAFQREVKPYRDNLPYVEGYNVPKLKDTELGEKGTELAKELAEHAVPNPALTLYSSTYGDRGADLDQMIADAQTKYIMGKIDENGWKQEIENWGNAGGTKIREEYAEDYKKQAK from the coding sequence ATGAAAGCAACAAAAAAGAAAGCCGTAGCTGTCTTGAGCACACTGGCATTGGTAACAGGCCTGCTGGCAGGATGCGGATCGGATGAAGGTCAGGCTGCCGAGGGCGGCGTGCAGAACGTGTCCATTGCAATAGCACAGGTCGGTGATGTACCAAGCAAAGGCAATGAGGTCCAGCAAAAGATCGAGGCGTATACGAACACCAAGCTGGACATTCAGTGGATTCCGGCTTCGGCTTACAATGACAAAATTAATGTCATGATTGCATCCAGCGATATGCCCAAAATTGTGAAAGTGCAGTATAACCCAACCGTAACCAGTGCGATGCGTAACGATGTTTTCTGGGAAGTTGGACCTTTACTGAAGGATTATAAAAATCTGTCTGCACAGAATGAGCGTTTCTTTGACAATATCAAGGTGGAAGGCAAAATCTACGGGGTACCCGTATTCTCTGATATTGCTCGTGCAACGGTGATTTACCGTAAAGACTGGTTTGATAAGTTGAATCTCAAGGTACCAACGACACCGGATGAATGGTATGAAACGATCAAGACGCTTGCGACCTCCGATCCGGATGGAGATGGTCAGGATAATACGTTTGGACTAATGCTTTTCAAAAAGTATAACGAGGATCAATATTCTTTCACTACACGTCTTGGCGTAAGTTTTGGTGCACCAAACAAGTGGAAGGTAGAGGATGACGGCAGTTTTACGCCGGAATTCATGACACCGGAATATATGCAGGTGCTGGATTTGCTGAAACGTTTGTATAGCGAGAAACTGCTGAACCAGGACTTTGCCGTATTTGACTCCACAGAAGCGGAGAAGAAATATGATACTGGCGTTGTCGGCATGCGTATCGGTGTCGCCCAGAACGGAAAGAGCCAGCAAGAGCGTCTGTCCAAGAACGACCCGGATGGCGTAGTAGACATTGCAGGTTTGCTTGGCGTGAGTGGTGACCGTGTGGCAGGACAGACAGGTAACTCCGGTATTCTGGCTTTCCCAAAAGCAACGGTGAAATCGGAAGACGAGTTGAAAAACCTGTTGTCTTTCCTTGATAAATTGATGGACCCGGAGATGGCGACGCTGCTGATGCGTGGTATTGAAGACAAACATTACAAGAAAGCTGGCGAAGACCAAGTGGAGATGAGTGACTTCGATGCATTCCAGCGTGAAGTGAAGCCATATCGTGATAACTTGCCTTACGTAGAAGGGTACAATGTCCCGAAATTGAAAGATACCGAACTCGGTGAGAAGGGTACGGAACTTGCCAAAGAGCTGGCGGAACATGCTGTACCAAACCCTGCATTAACCTTGTATTCGTCTACTTATGGCGACCGTGGGGCAGATCTGGATCAGATGATTGCGGATGCGCAGACCAAATATATTATGGGCAAAATCGATGAAAATGGCTGGAAACAGGAAATTGAGAATTGGGGCAATGCGGGCGGTACCAAAATTCGTGAGGAATATGCCGAAGACTACAAAAAACAGGCTAAATAA
- a CDS encoding ABC transporter permease: protein MKAETAARTRPATRSDKNLLWRDIIKNRWLYIMLIPGVLYFVIFKYIPMYGITMAFQDYTPYKGILGSDWVGFKHFQRFFGEPQFWTLFRNTFLLAIYNMVFFFPLPIVLALMMNEVRRERFKRFVQTLVYVPHFVSWVVVVGVFYMLFTTEGGAINELLYNLTGQKVAFLLEPGWFRTMIVGQSIWKEVGWGTIIFLAALSGVDTQLYEAARMDGANRWRQTWHITLPAIRSTIIILLILRLGNFLDTGFEQIFLMLTPTNRDVGEVFDTYVYTKGLTQAQYSYSAAVGLFKSVVGLALVLGANTMAKKFGEEGVY from the coding sequence ATGAAAGCCGAAACGGCGGCTCGAACACGACCCGCTACCCGCAGTGACAAAAACCTGCTGTGGAGGGACATCATCAAAAACCGGTGGCTCTATATTATGTTGATACCGGGCGTGCTTTACTTTGTTATTTTCAAATACATACCCATGTACGGCATTACGATGGCTTTTCAGGATTACACGCCTTACAAGGGCATCCTGGGCAGTGACTGGGTAGGGTTCAAGCACTTCCAGCGTTTCTTCGGGGAACCGCAGTTCTGGACCTTGTTCCGAAATACGTTTTTGTTAGCGATCTATAATATGGTGTTCTTCTTCCCGCTGCCCATTGTATTGGCACTCATGATGAATGAAGTTCGCCGTGAACGGTTCAAACGATTTGTACAGACGCTGGTATATGTTCCGCACTTTGTTTCCTGGGTTGTTGTGGTTGGTGTGTTCTACATGCTGTTCACAACCGAGGGCGGCGCTATTAACGAATTACTTTATAACCTGACGGGACAAAAAGTGGCGTTCCTGCTTGAGCCTGGCTGGTTTCGAACGATGATTGTTGGACAATCCATCTGGAAAGAGGTGGGCTGGGGCACGATTATTTTCCTGGCGGCACTTTCCGGTGTAGATACACAGCTCTATGAAGCTGCACGGATGGATGGTGCCAATCGTTGGCGCCAGACATGGCATATTACGCTGCCTGCCATCCGCAGTACGATCATTATTTTGCTCATTCTGCGTCTGGGGAACTTCCTGGATACAGGCTTTGAACAGATCTTCCTGATGCTGACGCCGACGAACCGGGATGTGGGAGAGGTATTTGATACCTACGTCTACACCAAAGGTCTCACACAGGCACAGTACAGTTACAGTGCTGCTGTCGGTTTGTTCAAGTCGGTGGTCGGACTGGCGCTTGTACTGGGTGCCAACACGATGGCCAAAAAATTCGGGGAGGAAGGCGTCTACTAA
- a CDS encoding carbohydrate ABC transporter permease, with product MQQDKTWGNRIFDILNHGFLLLIGIVTVIPFIYILAVSFTSPHEVAKGGFILFPKEFSLAAYRYIFSTDTLIRSLGVSIYITVIGTLLNLLFTSLMAYPLSRRYLRGRQPILLGVLFTMLFSGGMIPTYFVVKSLHLTDTLWSLMLPTAISAFNLIVLKNFFQAIPDELEDAAKMDGCNDVGVLFRIVLPLSMPAMATFSLFYAVAHWNSFFNAVIYINDSEKWPVQVWLREIVILAQSRIGDTSIEETEIQPLTIRMAVIVFSTIPIMLVYPFLQKHFAKGVMLGSVKG from the coding sequence ATGCAACAGGATAAAACGTGGGGCAACCGGATCTTTGATATCCTCAATCATGGTTTTCTACTTTTGATCGGAATCGTGACCGTTATCCCGTTCATTTATATTTTGGCCGTCTCGTTTACTAGCCCGCATGAAGTGGCCAAGGGAGGATTCATTCTTTTTCCAAAAGAATTCTCCCTCGCTGCTTACCGTTACATTTTCTCTACAGACACATTGATTCGCAGTCTGGGTGTATCCATCTACATCACCGTCATCGGAACACTGCTTAATCTGTTGTTCACGTCGTTGATGGCGTATCCGCTCTCCAGAAGATACTTGCGTGGACGTCAGCCGATCTTGCTGGGTGTACTGTTCACCATGCTGTTCAGCGGCGGAATGATCCCAACCTACTTTGTCGTAAAATCATTGCACCTTACCGATACATTATGGTCTCTGATGCTACCTACCGCCATAAGTGCGTTCAACCTGATCGTACTTAAGAACTTCTTCCAAGCCATTCCGGACGAACTGGAGGATGCCGCCAAAATGGATGGATGCAACGATGTGGGCGTATTGTTCCGTATTGTTTTGCCTTTGTCGATGCCAGCCATGGCTACATTCTCTCTCTTTTACGCGGTGGCTCACTGGAACAGCTTCTTCAACGCTGTTATTTATATCAATGATAGTGAAAAATGGCCCGTACAGGTGTGGCTGCGGGAAATTGTCATTCTGGCTCAGAGCCGTATTGGGGATACGAGTATTGAAGAAACCGAGATTCAGCCACTCACCATTCGCATGGCCGTTATCGTGTTCTCCACGATTCCAATCATGCTGGTGTATCCGTTCCTGCAAAAACACTTTGCCAAAGGAGTGATGCTGGGATCGGTAAAAGGTTGA